The following proteins come from a genomic window of Heyndrickxia acidicola:
- the lpdA gene encoding dihydrolipoyl dehydrogenase has protein sequence MKKRVIIIGGGPGGYTAALHATRLGAEVTLIEKNVLGGTCLNTGCIPTKSLLESSYTWHKGRLMFPEKMKGDVPWKSMFSQKEAAVLKLRKGVEGLLRTGEINVVKGTASLLPNKQVMVVGEEKRLIEGDAIILATGSRPIVPTIEGIDLPEVGTSDDFLSLTELPKEVAIIGGGVIGIEFATIFAELGLDVHVIEATERILPMMDSDISKSLTRQLSEKGVHFYLENRVEKIAKKEQGKVELTLSGGYVVEAERVLAAVGRKAVLEELNLDHAGILQSGNKIQVNAYQETSIEGIYAIGDCASPIMLAHVAMAEGKVAVEHALGMKTEPVIYDFVPQCTYSHPEAAMVGITSEEAAFRGFDYEEHVFSMKASGMALIEGENTGFIKIVAEKNYGRVLGVHLLCPNATEMISHATLALTLESTIDELANMIYPHPSIVEGIQEALPLTNE, from the coding sequence ATGAAAAAGAGAGTGATCATCATTGGCGGAGGTCCCGGCGGCTACACCGCGGCCCTGCATGCAACCCGGTTGGGGGCTGAAGTGACCTTAATTGAAAAGAATGTGTTGGGAGGCACCTGTTTAAATACAGGATGCATTCCGACAAAAAGCTTGCTGGAATCATCCTATACCTGGCATAAGGGACGGTTGATGTTTCCTGAGAAAATGAAGGGTGATGTGCCATGGAAATCGATGTTTTCCCAGAAGGAGGCAGCTGTGCTGAAACTGCGCAAAGGGGTAGAAGGGCTTCTTCGCACAGGGGAAATTAATGTGGTAAAGGGAACTGCTTCCCTTTTACCAAATAAACAAGTCATGGTAGTGGGGGAAGAAAAACGTCTAATTGAAGGTGATGCCATCATCCTTGCCACTGGAAGCCGTCCTATTGTGCCAACGATCGAGGGCATTGATTTGCCAGAGGTTGGAACGAGTGATGACTTCCTTTCCTTAACGGAGCTGCCAAAGGAAGTGGCTATAATAGGCGGCGGGGTCATTGGAATCGAGTTCGCCACGATTTTTGCAGAGCTTGGACTGGACGTTCACGTGATCGAAGCAACAGAGCGTATCCTGCCGATGATGGATAGCGATATCTCTAAGAGCTTAACCAGGCAGCTTTCAGAAAAAGGGGTTCATTTTTATCTGGAGAACCGTGTCGAGAAGATTGCGAAGAAGGAACAAGGGAAAGTGGAACTGACTTTATCCGGAGGCTATGTGGTGGAGGCTGAGAGGGTACTTGCGGCTGTTGGCCGGAAGGCAGTACTGGAAGAATTAAATCTGGATCATGCAGGCATTCTCCAATCCGGAAACAAAATTCAAGTCAATGCATATCAGGAAACCAGCATTGAAGGCATTTATGCCATCGGTGATTGTGCGAGTCCCATTATGCTGGCCCATGTGGCGATGGCAGAGGGAAAAGTGGCGGTTGAACATGCATTAGGAATGAAAACAGAGCCGGTTATTTATGATTTTGTTCCCCAGTGCACGTATTCTCATCCGGAAGCGGCAATGGTCGGAATCACGAGTGAAGAAGCTGCATTCAGGGGCTTTGATTATGAGGAGCATGTTTTTTCTATGAAGGCGAGCGGGATGGCGCTTATTGAAGGGGAAAATACCGGTTTTATTAAAATTGTTGCTGAAAAAAATTACGGCAGAGTGCTGGGGGTCCACCTACTATGCCCTAATGCCACAGAAATGATTTCTCATGCTACTCTTGCACTTACACTGGAATCGACAATCGATGAATTAGCAAACATGATCTATCCGCACCCTTCGATTGTGGAAGGGATCCAGGAGGCATTACCTCTAACAAATGAATGA
- a CDS encoding ABC transporter permease — protein MQALIVLIILIIIAALLSPVFLTVTNLLNILLEVAVTAILAIGQTYIIILAEIDLSVGATLGLSAAVTAGFLSHGNLVVGLIIGMIVGLAAGLINGLLVTIGKLPSFIATLGTMTAFAGLTLVITQGNPITITSNSFQYIGQGFIAGVPFPVWLMVILYVLFWFLLHRTHFGRYVFATGGNEEASRLSGINVKKVKLLSFIMAGVLSAIAGFILTARLSSAEPTAGSGMELDSIAAVILGGTSLTGGKGGLIGTVIGAIILGVLDNGMNLLNVSAFYQGVAKGVIILLAVLLDRNMKSLSSLSRLASFKKSA, from the coding sequence ATGCAGGCGCTTATTGTATTAATTATTTTAATCATCATTGCAGCGCTTCTGTCACCTGTCTTTCTCACTGTAACCAACCTGTTAAATATCTTATTAGAGGTGGCTGTAACGGCTATTCTGGCAATAGGGCAGACTTATATAATCATTCTTGCAGAAATTGACCTGTCTGTTGGGGCGACATTAGGTCTTTCTGCTGCAGTAACCGCGGGTTTTTTGTCTCATGGGAACTTAGTGGTAGGTCTGATTATAGGAATGATTGTCGGCTTGGCTGCAGGGCTTATTAATGGATTACTTGTAACAATCGGAAAGCTGCCTTCCTTTATTGCTACATTAGGCACAATGACAGCATTCGCTGGATTGACATTGGTCATTACTCAAGGAAACCCAATCACCATAACCTCAAACTCATTTCAATACATTGGCCAGGGATTTATTGCAGGTGTCCCATTTCCTGTTTGGTTAATGGTCATTCTTTATGTGCTATTTTGGTTCCTGTTACACCGAACACATTTTGGCCGTTATGTATTTGCGACAGGAGGAAATGAAGAAGCAAGCCGCTTATCCGGGATCAATGTAAAGAAAGTGAAACTATTGTCATTTATTATGGCAGGTGTTTTATCAGCAATAGCGGGTTTTATATTAACCGCTCGATTAAGCTCTGCAGAACCCACTGCGGGAAGTGGTATGGAGCTTGATTCCATTGCTGCCGTTATTCTGGGTGGAACGAGTCTTACAGGCGGGAAAGGGGGGCTTATTGGAACGGTCATTGGTGCCATTATATTAGGTGTTTTAGATAATGGAATGAATTTATTGAATGTATCAGCCTTTTACCAGGGAGTAGCGAAAGGGGTGATTATTCTCTTAGCTGTATTATTGGATCGCAACATGAAGTCTTTATCATCACTTTCAAGACTTGCTAGTTTTAAAAAATCTGCATAA
- a CDS encoding LacI family DNA-binding transcriptional regulator produces the protein MASTIRDVAQLAGVSVATVSRVINKMGGVRPETERRIEDAMEELQYIPNVLARSVASKKTKLIGMIVPDIENPFFAAVYSGADKIVREFGYTTLLGGSNDTVDREEGLLQTMMEHQASGILLTAAFSRTKWIDRIGNRVPICLVDRDIEGIECDRVLIDNRRGAYDATKLFIQKGHRKIAIITGPLESTPGRERFEGYKSCLEDYGIKIIPDYIQIGDFRENSGYQLGRHLLQLNDPPTAILSSNNLMTLGLLEIIHTSSFKLGVDLGLIGFDDLPIATLMSPNLTVISRPMNEMGECAANMLIQRIHSPTKPKQTVIMTPHLIVRGSESINF, from the coding sequence TTGGCATCAACAATACGGGACGTGGCACAGCTTGCAGGTGTATCAGTAGCTACGGTCTCTCGAGTTATTAATAAAATGGGGGGGGTTCGTCCCGAAACGGAGCGTCGTATAGAAGACGCAATGGAAGAATTGCAATACATACCTAATGTTTTAGCAAGAAGTGTGGCATCGAAAAAAACAAAGCTTATTGGAATGATTGTTCCTGATATAGAAAATCCTTTTTTTGCAGCCGTTTATAGCGGTGCAGATAAAATTGTTCGTGAATTTGGGTATACCACTCTTCTTGGGGGGTCAAACGATACGGTTGATAGAGAAGAAGGACTATTACAAACCATGATGGAGCATCAAGCATCCGGTATTCTTTTAACTGCTGCATTTTCTCGGACAAAGTGGATTGATCGAATTGGTAACCGTGTTCCTATTTGTTTGGTTGACCGTGATATTGAAGGAATTGAGTGTGATCGAGTTTTAATTGATAACAGACGTGGTGCCTATGATGCAACAAAGCTGTTTATACAAAAAGGCCATCGGAAAATTGCAATCATTACAGGTCCGTTGGAAAGTACTCCGGGAAGAGAGCGTTTCGAAGGATATAAAAGCTGTTTGGAAGATTACGGAATAAAAATCATTCCGGATTATATTCAAATTGGTGATTTTCGTGAAAATTCCGGTTACCAGCTTGGCAGGCACTTACTTCAATTAAACGATCCACCTACAGCTATTTTAAGCAGTAATAATTTGATGACACTTGGGCTATTGGAAATCATCCATACAAGTTCGTTTAAATTAGGAGTGGACCTTGGATTAATAGGATTTGACGATCTTCCCATTGCAACTTTAATGAGCCCAAATTTAACGGTTATATCAAGGCCAATGAATGAAATGGGCGAGTGTGCTGCTAACATGCTGATCCAAAGAATACACAGTCCGACAAAGCCAAAACAAACCGTTATTATGACTCCGCATTTAATTGTACGTGGGTCAGAATCAATCAACTTTTAA
- the rbsK gene encoding ribokinase has protein sequence MDKKVSGVVVIGSMTADVTAIANTLPRGGETVLGEGLTLVSGGKGSNQAAMASRMGMNTWMVGCVGTDAFQSIVLDSLRDHGVNTDFVDKLDNEKTGVAHIRVDRNGNNDIVIVPMANNRTNPERVDRFFDSNPNVNTMLLQLEIPVPTVMYAAKEAKKRGLTVIFDPAPAAPFPDELYKYVDIVTPNETETTVLTGIEVTDVATAKTAAQVLLDKGVKLVIITLAEKGVLIADGKSFHHLSSFDVEVVDSTAAGDAFTGTLGACVSQGKTIEESVQYAMAAGALTVTKSGAQTSLPNKEEITLLMKGGCLN, from the coding sequence ATGGATAAAAAAGTCTCAGGAGTAGTCGTTATTGGGAGTATGACAGCGGATGTAACGGCAATAGCAAATACTTTACCTCGCGGTGGCGAAACTGTTTTAGGAGAAGGGCTTACCCTGGTATCAGGTGGGAAAGGCTCCAATCAAGCAGCCATGGCTTCAAGAATGGGGATGAACACTTGGATGGTTGGGTGTGTTGGGACAGATGCTTTTCAAAGTATTGTGCTGGATAGTTTAAGAGACCACGGAGTCAATACTGATTTTGTTGATAAATTGGACAATGAAAAAACAGGTGTAGCTCACATTCGTGTTGATCGTAATGGAAATAACGATATTGTGATTGTTCCGATGGCAAATAACCGTACAAATCCTGAACGGGTGGACCGGTTTTTTGATTCTAATCCTAATGTTAATACCATGTTGCTACAATTGGAAATACCTGTTCCAACAGTTATGTATGCAGCAAAGGAAGCAAAGAAAAGAGGGCTTACAGTTATCTTTGATCCTGCTCCTGCAGCACCCTTTCCGGATGAGCTTTATAAATACGTGGATATTGTTACACCAAATGAAACGGAAACCACGGTTTTGACAGGTATCGAAGTAACAGATGTTGCTACTGCCAAAACAGCAGCACAAGTTCTTTTAGATAAAGGAGTAAAACTGGTCATCATTACTCTAGCAGAAAAAGGTGTATTGATTGCGGATGGCAAATCCTTTCATCATTTATCCTCATTTGATGTAGAAGTGGTCGATTCGACAGCAGCGGGCGATGCTTTTACAGGGACACTTGGTGCATGTGTATCACAAGGAAAGACGATTGAAGAATCTGTCCAATATGCAATGGCGGCAGGGGCTTTGACAGTAACAAAAAGCGGTGCTCAGACTTCTCTTCCGAATAAAGAAGAAATTACATTACTGATGAAAGGCGGATGCTTAAATTGA
- the rbsD gene encoding D-ribose pyranase, whose product MKSTRGILNPQLSRVIAEIGHTDYLVVTDSGLPIPQEVERVDLSILPNFPRFIDVLKAVLSEVVVEKVILAEEIKTVSPEMHNEILSLFPSDLVVDYLPHTEFKENTRSARAAIRSGEFTPYANIILQAGCDY is encoded by the coding sequence TTGAAAAGTACAAGAGGAATATTAAATCCCCAGCTTTCTAGAGTAATAGCTGAGATAGGTCATACTGATTACTTAGTTGTAACGGACTCCGGACTACCGATTCCACAAGAAGTTGAACGGGTGGATCTCTCAATTTTACCTAATTTCCCGAGATTTATTGATGTTCTAAAAGCGGTTTTAAGTGAAGTAGTTGTAGAAAAAGTCATTCTTGCTGAAGAAATAAAGACGGTTAGCCCTGAAATGCACAATGAAATTCTTAGCTTGTTTCCATCAGACCTAGTTGTGGATTATTTGCCACATACAGAATTTAAAGAAAACACAAGAAGTGCACGTGCGGCGATTCGATCCGGTGAATTTACACCGTACGCAAATATTATATTGCAAGCGGGATGTGATTACTAG
- a CDS encoding sugar ABC transporter ATP-binding protein encodes MDEPTAALNKEETDRLFEQIRRLKQKGISIIYISHRMDEIFELSDRIVVLRDGQLVLEEAIEKVEQKQIVTSMVGKQLDNFYPKEHNVNSSQIRLKVEGLTKVPYFQSVSFDISKGEVLGVAGLLGSGKTELLKALFGELKLDDGSISIDGIRIKINSPIESIKQGIAYLTADRKQEGLIMDLSIYHNLSLSSLKQFSNPFGLVNRKKEQKAADEFIQRVNVKAASPNITVRRLSGGNQQKVVFGRWMMTQPKVFIMEEPTRGVDVGAKSEIYRTINFLTKQGISVLLVSSDIPELVAMSDRVVVLREGHLIQELSGDSITQHNILHYSLRGAVH; translated from the coding sequence ATGGATGAACCAACAGCAGCTTTAAATAAGGAAGAAACCGATCGATTATTTGAACAAATTCGTCGGTTAAAGCAAAAAGGTATATCTATCATATATATATCTCACCGTATGGATGAAATATTTGAATTGTCAGATCGAATTGTTGTATTGAGAGATGGTCAGTTAGTCTTAGAAGAAGCCATTGAAAAGGTTGAGCAAAAGCAGATTGTTACTTCTATGGTAGGGAAGCAGCTTGATAATTTTTATCCTAAGGAGCACAACGTTAATTCTTCCCAAATCCGTTTAAAGGTAGAAGGGCTAACTAAAGTTCCTTACTTCCAATCTGTTTCATTCGATATCTCGAAAGGTGAGGTTCTGGGAGTAGCGGGATTACTTGGATCAGGGAAAACAGAACTGTTAAAAGCGTTGTTTGGAGAATTAAAGCTAGATGACGGCTCGATCTCCATTGATGGGATAAGGATTAAAATAAATAGCCCTATAGAATCTATTAAACAAGGTATTGCCTATTTAACGGCAGATCGTAAACAGGAAGGGCTTATCATGGATTTATCCATTTATCACAATCTATCACTTTCTTCCCTGAAACAGTTTTCAAACCCTTTTGGGCTGGTAAATCGGAAGAAGGAACAAAAGGCTGCTGATGAATTTATTCAGCGGGTAAACGTAAAAGCGGCATCACCCAATATTACTGTTCGCAGATTAAGCGGCGGGAACCAGCAAAAAGTAGTTTTCGGTAGATGGATGATGACTCAGCCAAAGGTCTTCATAATGGAAGAACCGACGCGCGGAGTGGATGTGGGTGCCAAATCAGAAATATATCGAACGATTAATTTTCTAACAAAACAGGGTATTTCTGTATTGCTGGTAAGTTCAGATATTCCGGAATTAGTGGCAATGTCTGATCGTGTCGTTGTTCTGCGGGAGGGGCATTTAATTCAAGAGCTGAGCGGTGACTCAATTACTCAGCATAATATTTTACATTATTCACTTAGGGGGGCAGTACATTGA
- a CDS encoding bile acid:sodium symporter family protein has protein sequence MIITKFLPLWIIVCAFLGYQFPMWFADIKNVSAFCLGFILFVMGLTLSRETLKRVLLHPKNAIIGACGKWIVTTGISFLLANLFFAHQIELKTGIILAGSVPSGTSANLYTMMAGGSVALSILMSTIDTFIGPFFTPLIMKLTAANNVHDAITPLILKMVYVVLIPITAGLLIQWKFEEKITAVRSMIPILSSIALLIVDVSVVSNAHTMLAQNIRILPMLFICVVIQIILPMILGYVYSTIFKMDEPERRSIVYEFGICNTALAALLAMESIGPIAAVPAVTNMIMNTSLGALIAILWEKKWGIGLKKQGNVEMKRTS, from the coding sequence ATGATCATAACAAAATTCCTACCTTTATGGATTATTGTCTGTGCCTTTTTAGGCTACCAATTTCCAATGTGGTTTGCCGATATTAAAAATGTAAGCGCATTCTGTCTAGGGTTTATCCTTTTTGTCATGGGACTCACCTTATCAAGAGAAACCCTCAAACGTGTTCTTTTGCATCCTAAGAATGCCATCATAGGGGCTTGTGGGAAATGGATTGTCACCACCGGCATTTCTTTTTTATTGGCGAATCTATTTTTCGCCCATCAGATTGAACTAAAAACCGGCATCATTCTTGCCGGCTCCGTACCAAGCGGAACCTCAGCCAATCTTTATACGATGATGGCGGGTGGAAGCGTGGCATTAAGTATTTTAATGTCTACGATCGACACCTTTATTGGTCCTTTTTTCACTCCCCTCATCATGAAATTGACTGCAGCAAACAACGTGCATGATGCGATTACACCGCTTATCCTAAAAATGGTGTATGTCGTACTGATTCCCATTACGGCAGGCCTGCTCATTCAATGGAAATTTGAAGAAAAGATAACGGCCGTTCGAAGTATGATTCCGATTTTATCGTCCATCGCCCTTCTCATTGTGGATGTATCGGTTGTGTCCAATGCACATACCATGTTAGCGCAGAACATCAGAATTCTTCCCATGCTGTTTATTTGCGTGGTAATACAAATTATCCTCCCGATGATCCTTGGATATGTCTATAGTACAATTTTTAAAATGGACGAACCGGAAAGACGTTCGATTGTATATGAATTCGGGATCTGCAATACAGCATTAGCAGCTCTCCTTGCGATGGAAAGCATCGGTCCAATTGCAGCAGTGCCTGCCGTAACCAATATGATTATGAATACATCCCTTGGGGCCCTGATCGCGATTTTATGGGAGAAGAAATGGGGAATCGGTTTAAAAAAACAAGGGAATGTTGAAATGAAGCGTACTTCCTAA
- a CDS encoding dihydrolipoamide acetyltransferase family protein, translating into MAFVITMPKFGLTMTEGTISHWTKTVGEKVAEGEALYEVETDKITNEVEAPQGGVLRYIFQEAGSTVDVGKPIAIIASETENIDNYLDSTESAPDNPTKEKLSISSAIQNEGENQSHADTYVKATPYAKKVMRDEGVLLEEVTGTGPNGIIVSRDVKTISDSPNKPAISPVAKKYAEEQQINWEDIGQKKRILLPDVIKKQLEVSSGKNGASEEQFISRTTSKPVKGMRKVIAERMTKSWQEIPHVTVTREIDVTALVAAKDVLNKEAMNTNTKITLTHLLIKIVARTLPKHPALNAWFQGKDILYHNDVHIGVAVSVPGGLIVPVIRNVHQKDLLDIADTLRDVTIRAKEQKLRLEETQGATFTISNLGMEGIDHFTPIINPPEIGILGVGRIQEKPVFEGEKVVRRSFMELSLSFDHRALDGADAAHFLRSIDYYIQEPLRLLVKERD; encoded by the coding sequence ATGGCGTTTGTGATCACAATGCCAAAGTTTGGCTTAACCATGACGGAGGGGACCATTTCCCATTGGACCAAAACGGTTGGTGAAAAGGTAGCGGAAGGAGAGGCGCTGTACGAGGTGGAAACCGATAAAATCACCAATGAGGTAGAGGCACCTCAAGGAGGGGTTCTTAGGTATATCTTTCAAGAAGCTGGTTCCACCGTGGATGTGGGAAAACCTATAGCCATCATCGCCAGTGAAACGGAAAACATTGATAATTATTTGGATTCAACCGAGAGTGCTCCTGATAATCCCACAAAGGAGAAGCTTTCGATTAGCTCAGCCATACAGAATGAAGGCGAGAATCAATCCCATGCGGATACATATGTTAAAGCGACTCCTTATGCAAAAAAAGTAATGAGAGACGAAGGGGTCTTACTGGAGGAAGTAACAGGAACCGGCCCCAATGGGATTATTGTGTCAAGAGATGTAAAAACAATCTCGGATTCTCCTAACAAACCAGCCATTTCGCCGGTTGCGAAAAAATATGCGGAGGAACAGCAGATCAATTGGGAAGACATTGGGCAGAAAAAGAGAATTCTGCTACCAGATGTGATCAAAAAGCAATTGGAGGTTTCAAGTGGAAAGAACGGAGCATCCGAGGAGCAATTCATATCTCGGACAACCTCCAAACCTGTCAAAGGAATGCGGAAAGTCATCGCTGAAAGGATGACGAAAAGCTGGCAGGAAATTCCGCACGTGACGGTGACAAGGGAAATCGATGTGACGGCATTGGTGGCTGCAAAGGATGTATTAAATAAAGAAGCAATGAACACAAATACGAAGATTACGCTAACACATTTGTTGATCAAAATAGTTGCAAGAACTTTGCCAAAACATCCTGCTCTGAATGCATGGTTTCAGGGGAAAGACATTCTCTATCACAACGATGTTCATATCGGTGTCGCGGTATCCGTTCCTGGCGGGCTGATTGTTCCGGTCATTCGAAACGTACATCAAAAAGACTTGCTGGATATAGCCGATACGCTTCGGGATGTAACCATTCGCGCGAAGGAGCAGAAGCTGAGACTTGAGGAAACACAAGGTGCCACCTTTACGATCAGCAATCTCGGTATGGAAGGGATAGACCACTTTACGCCGATCATTAATCCTCCCGAAATAGGGATTCTGGGGGTTGGGAGGATACAAGAAAAGCCCGTATTTGAAGGGGAGAAGGTTGTCCGCCGTTCCTTTATGGAGCTCTCGCTTTCTTTCGATCACAGGGCTTTGGACGGAGCGGATGCCGCCCATTTTCTCCGGTCCATCGATTACTATATCCAAGAGCCGCTTCGTCTGCTTGTGAAAGAGAGGGATTAG
- a CDS encoding SDR family NAD(P)-dependent oxidoreductase, with translation MSKKIAVVTGAAQGLGFAIAELLSAADHKVILLDRNEEQLQAATEKLVQSGKEAHGVIIDLSITESIHGVIDEIHKEFGKIHVLVNNAGVNFVKPMDQVKESDWDFVMNINLKAAFFVIQSAAPFMADGGSIINISSVAANSPRPLSVAYAASKAGIISLTKTASIVLAPRRIRVNAVCPGAMETDLLSKMAEDMSDLSSSTPEQSLKNYVGDIPLGRISAPEDVAKAVEFLASDNANYITGQALNVCGGWTVR, from the coding sequence ATGAGCAAAAAAATCGCAGTCGTTACAGGGGCTGCACAAGGCTTAGGCTTTGCGATTGCTGAGCTATTGTCTGCGGCTGACCATAAAGTGATTTTATTGGATCGGAATGAAGAACAATTACAGGCTGCAACTGAAAAACTGGTACAGTCAGGGAAAGAAGCGCACGGAGTCATTATTGATCTTAGCATCACTGAAAGTATTCATGGTGTTATCGATGAAATCCATAAAGAGTTTGGAAAGATCCATGTTCTAGTCAATAATGCCGGAGTCAATTTCGTAAAGCCAATGGATCAGGTAAAAGAAAGCGACTGGGATTTTGTGATGAATATTAATTTGAAAGCAGCCTTCTTTGTGATCCAATCGGCCGCTCCTTTTATGGCGGACGGAGGCTCGATTATTAACATATCATCTGTTGCGGCCAATAGCCCGAGGCCGTTGTCAGTCGCCTACGCTGCCTCAAAAGCCGGAATCATCAGTTTAACCAAAACGGCTTCCATCGTCCTCGCTCCCCGCCGCATTCGGGTGAATGCTGTGTGTCCTGGAGCCATGGAAACGGACCTGCTTTCGAAAATGGCGGAGGATATGAGCGACCTTTCCAGCAGTACCCCGGAGCAGTCCTTGAAGAATTATGTTGGGGATATCCCACTTGGTAGAATCAGCGCACCTGAAGATGTAGCAAAAGCGGTGGAATTTTTAGCATCTGACAATGCCAATTATATTACCGGGCAGGCACTGAATGTTTGCGGGGGCTGGACGGTCAGATAG
- a CDS encoding alcohol dehydrogenase catalytic domain-containing protein, with the protein MQTISKLSRGPGAAFEQMEIPVPKENEVLISIKITALCGTDLHIYEWNNWAANANILIPGIMGHECVGEVVETGTHVTSLRKGDRVSVETHIPCGTCDLCLNGKEHICENLRLFGLHTNGCFADYAVVPEKCARKIPPEIPDEIASVLEPLGVGVHAAQKAEIKDKRVAILGAGPIGIFAASACNALGARSVTISDLQSSRLDIASKCTDVSAWNPLNTDISSLFNKPNAPDVIIETTGNSRALAEALPFLKKGGTVILCGLFSNEVSLNLSADIVFKEAAVYGIHGRRMWDTWSLTEDLLTQGKLDIRPALTHQLPLKDFSQAFEIAHSGQGVKVLLIP; encoded by the coding sequence ATGCAGACCATCTCAAAGCTGTCCCGGGGACCCGGAGCAGCCTTCGAACAAATGGAGATCCCGGTTCCGAAAGAGAATGAAGTGCTGATCTCAATTAAAATCACGGCCTTATGCGGTACAGATTTACATATTTACGAGTGGAATAACTGGGCTGCGAATGCCAATATTCTGATTCCAGGCATTATGGGACATGAATGTGTGGGTGAAGTGGTAGAAACCGGTACACATGTCACTTCGTTGCGGAAAGGGGACCGGGTGAGTGTAGAAACCCATATTCCCTGCGGCACGTGTGACCTCTGTTTAAACGGCAAGGAGCATATTTGTGAGAATCTTAGATTATTTGGCCTGCACACCAATGGATGCTTTGCGGATTACGCGGTGGTTCCTGAGAAATGTGCCCGAAAAATCCCTCCAGAAATACCGGATGAAATTGCTTCTGTTTTAGAGCCATTAGGTGTCGGTGTTCATGCTGCCCAAAAGGCTGAAATTAAAGATAAGCGCGTCGCAATCCTTGGAGCCGGCCCGATCGGCATTTTTGCCGCCAGTGCCTGCAACGCCCTTGGAGCAAGATCAGTAACCATTAGCGATCTCCAGTCCAGCCGGCTGGACATTGCCTCCAAGTGCACGGATGTCTCTGCCTGGAACCCACTTAATACCGATATTTCTAGTCTTTTCAATAAACCAAATGCGCCAGATGTCATCATTGAAACCACAGGGAACAGCCGGGCATTAGCAGAAGCTCTCCCTTTTTTAAAAAAAGGAGGAACGGTAATTCTTTGTGGATTATTTTCAAATGAGGTCTCTCTTAATCTCTCAGCTGATATTGTTTTCAAGGAGGCTGCAGTATACGGCATTCATGGCAGGCGAATGTGGGATACCTGGTCTTTGACGGAGGATCTGCTTACACAGGGGAAACTTGATATCCGTCCCGCCTTAACTCATCAACTGCCTCTTAAAGACTTTTCACAAGCCTTTGAGATAGCCCATAGCGGTCAAGGTGTAAAGGTTTTGTTAATCCCATAA